A stretch of the Mycobacteroides immunogenum genome encodes the following:
- a CDS encoding styrene monooxygenase/indole monooxygenase family protein has protein sequence MTTKHGRKAAIIGAGQTGVTAALGLLDKGFDVTIYSDRHQRSLREDVPATGTALIFGAAQRAEASLGLTSYLEPGPTSTGLSVRLVDGSEPARPEVIAFDADFDGGTRGVAVDTRLKADDRLTKFQERGGRFVVEQVHPERLDGIAAGHDLTLVATGRSGLSSLFPVDASRTVYDRPQRRLLMLTVAGLGHGPEVFAHRGSAGGRHSAFSFITDQGEAWWGPYLHKDAGPAWSFLTWAKPGSEWERRYAEVDSAASALQAVTDVHREYLDWDLPEVLALNVIEEDPHSWITGAVTQLVRHGVGRTAGGHPVAALGDTAVAYDPIAGQGAQGGLVQAAALVHRAAAHDGPFDTAWLTAAYEEFYDQRARSAQLVTRLYLGDDELHDYGDLFFAAAHVHEGFASRLFSLLDDPKPFERVTSVEAAKELITDWAGEPADAILERFSPAGRFARSGLVRAA, from the coding sequence ATGACGACGAAACATGGGCGCAAGGCCGCCATCATCGGCGCGGGCCAAACTGGCGTAACCGCCGCGCTGGGACTGCTGGACAAGGGTTTTGACGTCACTATCTATAGCGATCGTCACCAGCGGAGTCTGCGCGAGGACGTACCCGCGACGGGCACGGCGCTGATCTTCGGCGCGGCACAGCGCGCGGAGGCCAGCCTGGGGCTCACCAGCTACCTGGAGCCCGGCCCGACCTCGACGGGGCTCAGCGTGCGGCTTGTCGACGGCAGCGAACCTGCCCGCCCCGAGGTCATCGCCTTTGACGCCGACTTCGACGGCGGTACCCGCGGCGTCGCCGTCGACACCAGACTCAAGGCCGACGACCGGCTCACCAAGTTCCAGGAGCGCGGCGGGCGCTTTGTGGTGGAGCAGGTGCATCCGGAACGCCTCGACGGGATCGCCGCCGGGCACGATCTGACCCTAGTCGCGACCGGCCGCAGCGGGCTGTCCTCGTTGTTTCCGGTGGACGCCTCGCGCACCGTGTATGACCGCCCGCAGCGGCGGCTGTTGATGCTGACGGTGGCCGGCTTGGGGCATGGACCGGAGGTCTTCGCGCACCGGGGCTCCGCCGGTGGACGGCACAGCGCGTTCTCGTTCATCACCGACCAGGGTGAGGCCTGGTGGGGGCCCTACTTGCACAAGGACGCCGGGCCCGCGTGGTCATTCCTGACCTGGGCCAAGCCCGGTAGCGAATGGGAGCGGCGCTACGCCGAGGTCGACAGCGCGGCCTCCGCGCTCCAGGCGGTGACGGACGTACATCGCGAATACCTCGACTGGGACCTGCCGGAGGTGTTGGCGCTCAACGTCATCGAAGAGGATCCGCATTCGTGGATCACCGGAGCGGTGACGCAGCTGGTGCGGCACGGGGTGGGCCGCACCGCCGGCGGGCATCCCGTTGCCGCGCTGGGTGACACCGCGGTGGCGTACGACCCGATCGCCGGGCAGGGCGCGCAGGGCGGTCTGGTGCAGGCGGCCGCGCTGGTCCACAGGGCCGCCGCACATGACGGCCCCTTCGACACGGCGTGGCTCACCGCCGCGTACGAGGAGTTCTATGACCAGCGCGCCAGGTCCGCTCAATTGGTGACCAGGCTCTATCTGGGCGACGATGAGCTGCACGACTACGGCGACCTGTTCTTCGCTGCGGCCCACGTCCACGAGGGCTTCGCGTCCCGGTTGTTCAGCCTGCTCGACGACCCGAAACCCTTTGAACGGGTGACGTCGGTCGAGGCCGCCAAGGAACTGATCACCGACTGGGCGGGAGAACCTGCCGACGCCATTCTGGAGCGCTTCTCCCCCGCCGGCCGGTTCGCGCGGTCGGGCCTGGTGCGCGCCGCCTAA